In a single window of the Portunus trituberculatus isolate SZX2019 chromosome 9, ASM1759143v1, whole genome shotgun sequence genome:
- the LOC123501653 gene encoding uridine diphosphate glucose pyrophosphatase NUDT14-like: protein METVEDVKVEALTATSQFVKPLRMHYRQDKKDKIWDLVSLHDSVSVILFNTDRRVLVLVRQFRPAVYYNSVPEEDRQASGNVDTSKYPGCSGITLELCAGIVDKKVSLEEMARLEALEECGYDVPLKNFEHVKTFRSGVGVSGDRQTMFYAEVTDKMKVTEGGGLEAEGELIEVVEMRLQEVRELMAKPEVTAPVGLLFALTWFLQHKAPPTTTTTATTT from the exons aTGGAGACTGTGGAGGACGTAAAAGTGGAGGCGTTAACAGCCACCTCGCAATTCGTGAAACCCCTGAGGATGCACTACCGGCAG GACAAAAAGGACAAGATCTGGGACTTGGTGAGCCTGCACGACAGTGTGAGTGTCATTCTCTTCAATACAGACCGGCGGGTGCTGGTTTTGGTGAGGCAGTTCAGGCCAG CTGTGTACTACAACAGTGTTCCTGAAGAGGATCGCCAAGCGTCAGGAAACGTGGACACCTCGAAGTACCCGGGCTGCAGTGGCATCACCCTTGAGCTGTGTGCTGGCATTGTAGACAAGAAGGTGTCCCTGGAGGAGATGGCACGGCTGGAGGCGCTGGAGGAGTGTGGCTATGATGTGCCACTGAAAAACTTTGAACACGTTAAAACATTCAG GTCAGGGGTAGGAGTGTCTGGTGATCGGCAGACAATGTTCTATGCTGAGGTGACGGACAAGATGAAGGTTACAGAAG GAGGTGGTTTAGAAGCAGAAGGGGAGTTGATAGAGGTGGTGGAGATGAGATTGCAAGAAGTGAGGGAGTTGATGGCCAAGCCTGAGGTCACAGCCCCTGTTGGATTGCTCTTTGCTCTCACTTGGTTCCTGCAACACAAGGCcccacctaccactactaccactgccaccaccacctaa
- the LOC123501655 gene encoding cytochrome c oxidase assembly protein COX16 homolog, mitochondrial-like isoform X2, producing MGIRFFGRKSTRFGVPFILLVVGGSFGLREFAQLRYDFRTRRTISKEDAEKMGIKMKDAQEVTLESEYEKIAQIDTSNWENVRGPRPWEEGNKLYEEAVERVKKMETGK from the exons ATGGGAATCCGATTCTTTGGAAGGAAGTCCACACGCTTTGGAGTGCCATTCATTTTACTGGTTGTTGGCGGGTCTTTTGGTCTGAGAGAGTTTGCTCAgctcag GTATGACTTCAGGACAAGGAGAACTATATCTAAGGAAGATGCAGAAAAAATGGGCATCAAAATGAAAGATGCACAGGAGGTGACGCTGGAATCAGAATATGAAAAGATTGCTCAG ATCGACACAAGTAATTGGGAAAATGTGCGAGGTCCACGTCcttgggaggaagggaacaaaCTGTACGAGGAAGCTGTGGAGCGTGTCAAGAAGATGGAGACAGGCAAATGA
- the LOC123501655 gene encoding cytochrome c oxidase assembly protein COX16 homolog, mitochondrial-like isoform X1 has product MMERRKKPEFEAVWQLVRHGNPILWKEVHTLWSAIHFTGCWRVFWSERVCSAQDWIQTLRSGKDRYDFRTRRTISKEDAEKMGIKMKDAQEVTLESEYEKIAQIDTSNWENVRGPRPWEEGNKLYEEAVERVKKMETGK; this is encoded by the exons atgatggagaggaggaaaaaa CCAGAGTTTGAGGCGGTGTGGCAGCTGGTGAGGCATGGGAATCCGATTCTTTGGAAGGAAGTCCACACGCTTTGGAGTGCCATTCATTTTACTGGTTGTTGGCGGGTCTTTTGGTCTGAGAGAGTTTGCTCAgctcag GACTGGATCCAGACACTAAGATCAGGGAAGGACAG GTATGACTTCAGGACAAGGAGAACTATATCTAAGGAAGATGCAGAAAAAATGGGCATCAAAATGAAAGATGCACAGGAGGTGACGCTGGAATCAGAATATGAAAAGATTGCTCAG ATCGACACAAGTAATTGGGAAAATGTGCGAGGTCCACGTCcttgggaggaagggaacaaaCTGTACGAGGAAGCTGTGGAGCGTGTCAAGAAGATGGAGACAGGCAAATGA